A genomic region of Ehrlichia japonica contains the following coding sequences:
- a CDS encoding AAA family ATPase, protein MLSKNLEASLHKALSIAFDFHHEYATLEHLLLALTDDIDARRVFYAFRVSIDKLKITIINFLRYEIPTLIDKGISEVKPTAIFERLIHRAIIHAHTSGKNEVTGANILAEILSEKDSYSACFLHEQNIKYLDVLNYTSNNNLYAGEFNVDQEFVKYSDYGKSASNVNKDILKDNETLDSYCVNLNEAAKKGKIDYVIGRSYELDRTMEVLLRRRKNNPLYVGDPGVGKTAIVEGLALKIIEGDVPEQLKRMVIYSLDIGALLAGTRYRGDFEERIKSVIKAIEAKENAILFIDEIHTIVGAGSTSGGSLDASNLLKPALARGTLRCIGATTYKEYNNNFEKDRALARRYQKINVEESSVSETLRILDGIKSYYESHHQVRYTNQAIKYAAELSDRYISGKMLPDKAVDVIDEAGVYCKLHNTGNRIITGSDIEHIISRITEIPCSNLSFNDLDRIKNLEKNLKKNIFGQDFAISHLVDSIKIAKAGLRNYNKPLASYLFSGPTGVGKTELAKQLANHMGMKLIRFDMSEYMESHAVSKIIGSPPGYVGYDQGGLLTDSISRHQYSVLLLDEIEKAHSDIYNILLQIMDYGCVTDTYGKKVNFHNVVIILTTNAGAFELNRNSMGFVRNRNFNHGDNEKAIEKIFSPEFRNRLDAVISFSSLNQEVMLLVVKKFIFQLKEQLAKKNVHIDVADDVLMYFARSGYSDAYGVRNIENIISKKVRKYLAEEILFGRLFNGGNVKIKLDINTNKLVYDFCCAET, encoded by the coding sequence GTGTTATCAAAAAATCTAGAAGCTAGTTTACATAAAGCACTATCAATTGCATTTGATTTTCATCATGAATATGCTACTTTAGAGCATCTTTTATTAGCTTTAACTGATGACATAGATGCAAGACGTGTTTTTTATGCTTTTCGTGTATCAATTGATAAACTGAAGATTACAATTATAAATTTTCTAAGGTATGAAATACCGACTTTAATTGATAAAGGTATTTCAGAAGTTAAGCCTACTGCTATTTTTGAACGATTAATACATAGAGCCATTATACATGCTCATACTTCTGGTAAAAATGAAGTAACAGGTGCAAATATTCTTGCTGAGATTTTATCAGAAAAGGATTCTTATAGTGCATGTTTTTTACATGAACAAAACATAAAATACTTGGATGTTCTAAATTATACTTCTAATAATAATTTATATGCTGGAGAATTCAACGTAGATCAAGAGTTTGTAAAATATAGCGATTATGGTAAATCAGCAAGTAATGTAAATAAAGATATATTAAAAGACAATGAAACTTTGGATAGTTATTGTGTAAATTTAAATGAAGCGGCAAAAAAAGGGAAAATAGATTATGTAATAGGAAGGTCATATGAATTAGATAGAACAATGGAAGTTCTATTAAGGAGGAGAAAAAATAATCCATTATATGTTGGTGATCCAGGTGTTGGTAAGACTGCAATTGTAGAAGGATTAGCATTAAAAATTATAGAAGGTGATGTGCCAGAACAATTAAAGAGAATGGTAATATATTCTTTAGATATAGGTGCATTATTAGCTGGAACACGCTATCGTGGAGATTTTGAGGAAAGAATAAAATCTGTAATTAAGGCAATAGAAGCAAAGGAAAATGCAATATTATTTATTGATGAAATTCATACAATTGTTGGAGCTGGATCTACTAGTGGTGGGTCACTTGATGCAAGTAATTTGCTGAAACCTGCTTTAGCTAGAGGAACATTGAGATGTATAGGTGCTACTACCTATAAGGAATATAATAATAATTTTGAAAAGGATAGAGCATTAGCTAGAAGGTATCAAAAAATTAATGTTGAAGAGTCCTCAGTTAGTGAAACATTAAGGATATTAGATGGAATAAAGTCTTATTATGAATCACATCACCAAGTTAGATATACTAATCAAGCAATTAAATATGCTGCAGAGTTATCAGATAGATATATTTCAGGAAAGATGCTTCCAGATAAAGCTGTAGATGTTATAGATGAGGCTGGAGTATATTGTAAGTTACATAATACTGGCAATAGAATTATTACTGGAAGTGATATTGAACATATAATTTCTAGAATTACTGAGATACCATGTAGTAATTTATCGTTTAATGACTTAGATAGAATAAAAAATTTAGAAAAAAATCTTAAAAAAAATATATTTGGTCAAGATTTTGCAATTTCTCATCTTGTAGATTCAATTAAGATTGCTAAAGCAGGACTTAGAAATTATAACAAACCTTTAGCAAGTTATTTATTTTCTGGGCCAACTGGGGTAGGTAAAACTGAATTGGCAAAACAATTAGCAAACCATATGGGTATGAAATTGATAAGATTTGATATGTCTGAATATATGGAATCTCATGCCGTTTCTAAAATTATAGGATCTCCTCCAGGATATGTAGGATATGATCAAGGAGGATTATTGACTGATTCTATTTCAAGACATCAGTATAGTGTATTGTTACTTGATGAAATAGAAAAGGCTCACAGTGATATATACAATATATTACTACAAATAATGGATTATGGATGTGTTACTGATACTTATGGAAAAAAGGTGAATTTTCATAATGTAGTGATTATATTAACAACTAATGCTGGTGCTTTTGAATTAAATAGAAATTCTATGGGTTTTGTTAGAAATAGAAATTTTAACCATGGGGATAACGAAAAAGCAATTGAAAAGATCTTTAGTCCAGAATTTCGTAATAGATTAGATGCTGTAATTTCATTTTCATCTTTGAATCAAGAGGTCATGTTGCTTGTAGTAAAGAAATTTATCTTTCAGCTTAAAGAACAGTTAGCAAAGAAAAATGTTCATATAGATGTAGCTGATGATGTGTTAATGTATTTTGCACGATCTGGTTATAGTGATGCTTATGGTGTAAGAAATATAGAGAATATTATTTCTAAAAAAGTTAGAAAATATCTAGCAGAGGAAATATTGTTTGGCAGATTATTTAATGGTGGAAATGTAAAGATTAAACTTGATATTAATACTAATAAATTGGTGTATGATTTTTGTTGTGCGGAAACATAA
- the rbfA gene encoding 30S ribosome-binding factor RbfA — protein MIYKSENFRNLKVASVLNRAVSKVLMQDIYLVSSHLVTVSKVEVSNDIRNATVFIVVPQNCSNKEDIIQKLNDSSYFIRKEIFSYVDLRYIPRLYFKLDHCFDNLVRINQILESQ, from the coding sequence ATGATTTATAAATCTGAGAATTTTAGAAATTTAAAAGTTGCTTCAGTGTTGAATAGAGCCGTATCTAAAGTATTGATGCAAGATATTTACTTAGTTAGTAGTCATTTAGTAACTGTATCTAAAGTGGAAGTAAGTAATGATATAAGAAATGCTACTGTTTTTATTGTAGTTCCTCAAAATTGTTCAAACAAAGAGGATATTATACAAAAATTGAATGATTCATCTTATTTTATTAGAAAAGAGATATTTTCTTATGTAGACCTTAGATATATACCTAGGTTGTATTTTAAATTAGATCATTGTTTTGATAATTTAGTTAGAATAAATCAAATACTAGAATCCCAGTAA
- a CDS encoding TerC family protein — MENYIIQFLTLLILEVILGVDNIIFISLAVTKISPALRNKAKYIGLSLALIMRIVILYGASAILALNNPIISLLQLNLSPNNLFMIFGGAFLIYQSLSEIRHDIFNKNDKINNLKSNFYLVILQIIIVDLIFSIDSILTAIGITHNIFIIQIVFVISIIFTIFFSNYIIKAITTHSNIKTIAVIFVLLLGVILVLDGIHIKISHNYPYFMFAFPIITGE, encoded by the coding sequence ATGGAAAATTATATTATTCAATTTCTAACATTGTTAATACTAGAGGTAATTTTAGGAGTAGATAATATAATTTTTATTTCACTTGCTGTTACAAAAATATCACCTGCATTACGTAATAAGGCAAAATATATAGGATTATCACTGGCACTGATAATGCGTATTGTTATACTATATGGAGCATCAGCCATACTAGCACTAAATAACCCCATTATTTCATTATTACAACTTAACCTCTCCCCAAATAATTTATTTATGATATTTGGAGGAGCATTTTTAATTTATCAGAGTTTATCTGAAATACGGCATGATATTTTCAATAAAAATGACAAAATCAATAATTTAAAATCAAATTTCTATCTCGTAATATTACAAATAATAATAGTAGATTTAATATTTTCTATAGACTCAATACTAACTGCTATAGGCATTACACATAATATTTTTATTATTCAAATAGTCTTTGTTATTTCTATCATATTTACAATTTTCTTTTCAAATTACATTATAAAAGCAATCACTACACATAGTAATATAAAAACTATAGCTGTCATATTTGTATTACTATTAGGTGTAATCTTAGTATTAGATGGAATACATATTAAGATATCACACAACTACCCCTATTTTATGTTTGCTTTTCCTATAATTACCGGGGAATAA